In a single window of the Chondrocystis sp. NIES-4102 genome:
- a CDS encoding chromate ion transporter family protein: MKSEPNSQKTALQELALIFFKLGTVAFGGPVAHIAMMEEEIVKRRGWLTQQKFLDLLGVTSLIPGPNSTELAIHIGYERGGWRGLFIAGSCFILPAMAIVWVVAAIYSRYQTLPEISGLLYGIKPLICVVIIQALWKLGRKAAKDIPTTIAGMAVIIAFMAGVNEILLLFLAGLGVTMVKNFSQINGMTSISLFTVAEVGVQVNNKSTPDLSWGGIFLFFLKVGSVLYGSGYVLLAFLQRDLVERSQLLTNQQLLDAIAIGQVTPGPVFTTATFIGYLLGGNLGAIAATIGIFLPAFVLVGLISPWVDKLRSSSWLSGFLDGVNAASLGLMATVTYTLAKTAIIDGLTLGLLIIGAIALFKFQINSAWLVVFGAIVGLISYLV, encoded by the coding sequence ATGAAATCTGAACCTAACTCTCAAAAAACAGCACTCCAAGAGTTAGCATTAATCTTTTTCAAACTAGGTACAGTCGCTTTTGGGGGTCCTGTTGCCCACATAGCCATGATGGAAGAAGAAATAGTAAAACGTCGTGGGTGGCTAACTCAGCAAAAATTTTTAGATCTATTAGGGGTTACTAGTTTAATTCCTGGCCCTAATTCAACCGAATTAGCTATTCATATCGGTTATGAACGTGGGGGATGGCGCGGACTGTTTATAGCTGGATCTTGCTTTATTTTACCCGCTATGGCGATCGTTTGGGTGGTGGCTGCAATTTATTCTCGCTATCAAACCTTGCCTGAAATTTCAGGTTTACTTTATGGTATTAAGCCTTTAATTTGTGTGGTAATCATTCAAGCCCTATGGAAATTGGGACGTAAAGCAGCTAAAGATATCCCTACTACAATTGCAGGCATGGCGGTAATTATCGCTTTTATGGCAGGGGTGAATGAAATCCTGTTGTTATTCTTAGCTGGTTTGGGAGTAACGATGGTTAAGAATTTCTCCCAGATCAACGGGATGACAAGTATCAGTTTATTCACAGTGGCAGAGGTGGGGGTACAAGTAAACAATAAAAGTACACCTGATCTATCTTGGGGGGGAATCTTTCTTTTCTTCCTCAAAGTCGGCTCTGTGTTATACGGTAGTGGGTATGTACTATTAGCATTTCTACAAAGAGATTTAGTAGAGCGATCGCAATTACTAACAAATCAACAACTATTAGATGCCATTGCGATAGGACAAGTAACTCCAGGCCCAGTATTTACCACTGCCACTTTTATCGGTTATCTTTTGGGCGGAAATCTAGGGGCGATCGCTGCGACCATTGGTATTTTTTTACCTGCTTTTGTTTTAGTGGGTTTAATTAGCCCCTGGGTAGATAAATTACGCTCTTCCAGTTGGTTAAGTGGTTTTCTAGATGGAGTGAATGCTGCTTCTTTAGGTTTGATGGCAACTGTTACCTACACTTTAGCCAAAACTGCCATTATCGATGGGTTAACGTTAGGGTTATTAATTATCGGCGCGATCGCCCTATTTAAATTCCAAATTAATTCTGCTTGGTTGGTTGTCTTTGGCGCAATTGTAGGGTTGATTAGTTATTTGGTTTAA